One Burkholderia pyrrocinia DNA segment encodes these proteins:
- the asnB gene encoding asparagine synthase (glutamine-hydrolyzing), whose translation MCGIDGFLNTVAIDEETARGTLARMTASLAHRGPDGQGIWVDPEAGIALGHRRLAIVDLSVHGRQPMASACGRYVMVFNGEIYNHRELRAELERAGRAPAWRGHSDSEVLIAAIVAWGVEATLQRATGMFALALWNRASRVLTLARDRIGEKPLYYGRIGDALVFASELKALRGYPGFDGTVDRDALCLYLRQSSVPAPYTIYRGIHKLPPGTYIQFEHARDTPRLRAYWTLEQAIERGREQPFEGSADEAVGQLDAILRQAVARQMEADVPLGAFLSGGVDSSAIVALMQAQSATPVDTFTIGFHEAGYDEAGYAKAVARHLGTRHTELYVTADHALGVVPKLPSIYDEPFSDASQIPTFLVSEMTRRHVKVSLSGDGGDELFGGYTRYFLTPRLWRKLHRVPAAVRARIAAALHALRPDHADQLAAVAQGAWGGVEARESASRIGDRLHKLGHVMTAESRIGLYRLLMSSVHHPERLALSGQEPPTPLDTASAWPAHLSFAEQAMAIDTLTYLPTDILAKVDRAAMAVSLETRMPFLDHHVVEFAWRVPASVRLPEGQSKALLRRLLDQYVPSALIDRPKQGFCAPVDHWLRGALRDWADALLRPSRLREEGFFDAAAVERLWRQHQTGRMNWQHQLWTVLMFQAWLEAQRAG comes from the coding sequence ATGTGTGGAATCGACGGCTTTCTGAATACCGTCGCCATCGATGAGGAGACAGCGCGCGGCACGCTCGCGCGGATGACGGCGAGCCTCGCGCATCGCGGGCCGGACGGGCAGGGGATCTGGGTCGATCCGGAGGCCGGCATCGCGCTCGGCCACCGGCGGCTGGCGATCGTCGACCTGTCGGTACACGGCCGACAGCCGATGGCATCCGCGTGCGGCCGCTACGTCATGGTCTTCAACGGCGAAATCTACAACCATCGCGAACTGCGCGCGGAGCTCGAGCGCGCGGGTCGCGCACCGGCGTGGCGTGGCCACTCCGACAGCGAGGTGCTGATCGCGGCGATCGTCGCGTGGGGTGTCGAGGCGACGCTGCAGCGCGCGACGGGCATGTTCGCGCTCGCACTGTGGAATCGCGCGTCGCGGGTGCTGACGCTCGCGCGCGACCGGATCGGCGAGAAGCCGCTCTATTACGGCCGGATCGGCGACGCGCTCGTGTTCGCGTCGGAGCTGAAGGCGCTGCGCGGCTATCCGGGCTTCGACGGCACGGTCGACCGCGACGCGCTGTGCCTGTATCTGCGCCAGTCGAGCGTGCCCGCGCCGTATACGATCTATCGTGGCATCCACAAGCTGCCGCCCGGTACGTACATTCAGTTCGAACATGCGCGCGACACGCCGCGCCTGCGCGCGTACTGGACGCTCGAACAGGCGATCGAGCGCGGCCGCGAGCAGCCGTTCGAGGGCAGTGCCGACGAGGCCGTCGGCCAGCTCGACGCGATCCTGCGCCAGGCCGTCGCGCGACAGATGGAAGCCGACGTGCCGCTCGGCGCGTTCCTGTCGGGCGGCGTCGATTCGTCGGCGATCGTCGCGCTGATGCAGGCGCAATCGGCGACGCCGGTCGACACGTTTACGATCGGCTTCCATGAAGCCGGCTACGACGAGGCCGGTTACGCGAAGGCCGTCGCGCGCCATCTCGGCACGCGGCATACCGAGCTTTACGTGACGGCCGACCATGCGCTCGGCGTCGTGCCGAAGCTGCCGTCGATCTACGACGAGCCGTTCTCCGATGCGTCGCAGATCCCGACCTTTCTCGTCTCGGAGATGACGCGCCGGCACGTGAAGGTGAGCCTGTCCGGCGACGGCGGCGACGAGCTGTTCGGCGGCTATACGCGCTACTTCCTGACGCCGCGCCTGTGGCGCAAGCTGCATCGCGTGCCGGCGGCTGTGCGCGCGCGGATCGCCGCCGCGCTGCATGCGTTGCGGCCCGATCACGCGGACCAGCTCGCGGCCGTCGCGCAGGGCGCGTGGGGCGGTGTGGAGGCGCGCGAATCGGCGTCGCGCATCGGCGACCGCCTGCACAAGCTCGGCCATGTGATGACGGCCGAGAGCCGCATCGGGCTGTACCGGCTGCTGATGTCGTCGGTGCATCATCCCGAGCGTCTCGCGCTGTCGGGACAGGAGCCGCCGACGCCGCTCGACACGGCGTCCGCGTGGCCCGCGCACCTGAGCTTCGCCGAGCAGGCGATGGCGATCGATACGCTCACGTATTTGCCGACCGACATTCTCGCGAAGGTCGACCGCGCGGCGATGGCCGTGAGCCTCGAGACGCGCATGCCGTTCCTCGACCATCACGTCGTCGAATTCGCGTGGCGCGTGCCGGCGTCGGTGCGCTTGCCGGAAGGGCAGTCGAAGGCGCTGCTGCGCCGGCTGCTCGACCAGTACGTGCCGTCCGCGCTGATCGACCGGCCGAAGCAGGGCTTCTGCGCGCCCGTCGATCACTGGCTGCGCGGCGCGCTGCGCGACTGGGCCGACGCGTTGCTGCGGCCGTCGCGATTGCGTGAAGAGGGCTTCTTCGATGCGGCCGCGGTCGAGCGCCTGTGGCGGCAGCACCAGACGGGGCGGATGAACTGGCAGCATCAGTTGTGGACGGTGCTGATGTTCCAGGCGTGGCTGGAGGCACAGCGGGCGGGGTGA
- the sctR gene encoding type III secretion system export apparatus subunit SctR: protein MGNLPNPVALIAVIAALGIAPFAALMVTSYTKLVVVLGLLRSALGIQQVPPNLVLNGIALILSLFIMAPVGMSIRDALQARHFDASGQLSTADVGALADAALPPIKDFLVSHTRQRDREFFVRTATSIWPKNRADGIKDDDLLVLVPSFTLAELTKAFQIGFVIYIVFIVVDLLVANILLALGMQMISPTTISVPFKLLLFVALDGWSLLVHGLVLSYRVAGAG from the coding sequence ATGGGCAACCTGCCGAATCCGGTCGCGCTGATCGCGGTGATCGCCGCGCTCGGCATCGCGCCGTTCGCGGCGCTGATGGTAACGAGCTACACGAAGCTCGTGGTCGTGCTCGGCCTCTTGCGCTCCGCGCTCGGGATCCAGCAGGTGCCGCCGAACCTCGTGCTGAACGGCATCGCACTGATCCTGTCGCTGTTCATCATGGCACCCGTCGGGATGTCGATCCGCGACGCGCTGCAGGCGCGCCACTTCGATGCGTCGGGGCAACTGTCGACCGCCGACGTCGGCGCGCTCGCCGATGCCGCGCTGCCGCCGATCAAGGATTTCCTCGTGTCGCACACGCGCCAGCGCGACCGCGAATTCTTCGTGCGCACCGCGACGTCGATCTGGCCGAAGAACCGCGCGGACGGCATCAAGGACGACGACCTGCTCGTGCTGGTGCCGAGCTTCACGCTCGCCGAGCTGACGAAGGCATTCCAGATCGGTTTCGTGATCTATATCGTGTTCATCGTCGTGGACCTGCTGGTCGCGAACATCCTGCTCGCACTCGGGATGCAGATGATCTCGCCGACCACGATCTCGGTGCCGTTCAAGCTGCTGCTGTTCGTCGCGCTCGACGGCTGGTCGCTGCTCGTGCACGGGCTCGTGCTGTCGTACCGCGTGGCAGGCGCGGGATGA
- a CDS encoding lytic transglycosylase domain-containing protein yields MNARDLRTISACLCALVALGFACMQPRIANAASGAGFAQLARACAPNVDPDTLAALVRTESGFNPYAIGVVGGHLTRQPASLDEARATAHELASRGFSYSVGLAQVNERNFAKYGLDEATMFEPCRNLQAGGTILTECFARSSGTGRAAQAALRAALSCYYSGNFTTGFSSGYVSRVVASAQRNAHEGGVEPIPVVSDTPPPERRRRMDAAATTPPERARRMASPSASADAPSCHARPVVMMCRGLPANQAKRLCVRCLDQ; encoded by the coding sequence ATGAACGCGCGCGACCTGCGAACCATCTCCGCGTGCCTGTGCGCGCTGGTCGCGCTCGGGTTCGCATGCATGCAACCACGCATCGCGAATGCGGCCAGCGGCGCGGGCTTCGCGCAACTCGCGCGCGCCTGTGCGCCGAACGTCGATCCCGACACGCTCGCCGCGCTCGTACGCACCGAATCGGGCTTCAATCCGTATGCGATCGGCGTGGTCGGCGGCCACCTGACGCGCCAGCCCGCGTCGCTCGACGAGGCACGCGCGACCGCGCACGAACTTGCGTCGCGCGGCTTCAGCTACAGCGTCGGCCTCGCGCAGGTGAACGAACGCAATTTCGCGAAATACGGGCTCGACGAAGCGACGATGTTCGAGCCGTGCCGCAACCTGCAGGCCGGCGGCACGATCCTGACCGAATGCTTCGCGCGCTCGTCAGGCACCGGCCGCGCCGCGCAGGCCGCATTGCGCGCGGCGCTGTCGTGCTACTACAGCGGCAACTTCACGACCGGCTTCTCGAGCGGCTACGTGAGCCGCGTCGTCGCGAGCGCGCAGCGCAACGCGCACGAAGGCGGCGTCGAACCGATTCCCGTCGTGAGCGACACGCCGCCGCCCGAGCGCCGGCGCCGCATGGACGCGGCCGCCACCACGCCGCCCGAACGCGCGCGGCGAATGGCGTCGCCCTCCGCCTCCGCCGACGCGCCTTCGTGTCATGCGCGTCCGGTGGTGATGATGTGTCGCGGGTTGCCGGCGAACCAGGCGAAGCGGCTGTGCGTGCGGTGTCTCGATCAGTAG
- a CDS encoding winged helix-turn-helix domain-containing protein, with translation MDCKYLYIDNIKINFVRRTIEIDNKVIDVTPREFDVVEFLLDNMNKIVPRQAIQEAVWGRELGVSSRTLDTHISRIRSKLQLEHDKNLRIIPIYAVGYRLVLFGAAMTHVERHEAAPILRAAPQAVMAADYA, from the coding sequence ATGGATTGCAAATACCTGTACATCGACAACATAAAAATCAACTTCGTGCGTCGCACGATCGAAATCGACAACAAGGTCATTGACGTTACGCCGCGCGAATTCGACGTCGTCGAATTCCTGCTCGACAACATGAACAAGATCGTGCCGCGGCAGGCAATCCAGGAAGCCGTGTGGGGCCGTGAACTCGGCGTGTCGTCGCGCACGCTCGACACGCATATCTCGCGGATCCGTTCGAAGCTGCAGCTCGAACACGACAAGAATCTGCGGATCATCCCGATCTATGCGGTCGGCTATCGCCTCGTGCTGTTCGGCGCAGCAATGACGCACGTCGAGCGCCACGAAGCGGCGCCGATCCTGCGTGCCGCGCCGCAGGCCGTGATGGCCGCCGACTACGCATAA
- the sctQ gene encoding type III secretion system cytoplasmic ring protein SctQ has protein sequence MPAQFLTNADAGDAANRAMPAVSAPPAAAPAAVALDASPYLPRLSAAAARGLSHAYCATGAVPVTLGEQAYEVHWCVDAEPAADAHAYRFVVGPATGTLWIDPVAETEWLGDAADPAVPAVIRAALLADLCAPLTAVLQAATRQRVELLPPPASTPAWRASPAALRFELRRADAAWRCQGALLFDVPDALAVFFAAAPAALADARAVYANLPVPLVFEIGRTELTTAELADVVGGDIIAIERWQAHEQNLLCVARLPAAPAWEITGRPSGNRLTVERIREMPLEPTRTDTATATTHDVPPADAPRTLDGLAVDLRFELPPTSMPLGELSALQPGAVIELQQGINQSVIHLVANGMLIGTGHLIAVGQKLGVRVVTLTQPAPRER, from the coding sequence GTGCCTGCGCAGTTCCTGACGAATGCCGACGCCGGCGACGCCGCGAACCGGGCCATGCCCGCCGTTTCCGCGCCGCCCGCCGCTGCGCCGGCCGCGGTCGCGCTCGACGCGTCGCCCTACCTGCCGCGCCTGTCCGCCGCCGCCGCGCGCGGGCTGTCGCACGCGTACTGCGCGACCGGCGCCGTACCGGTCACGCTCGGCGAGCAGGCGTACGAGGTGCACTGGTGCGTCGATGCCGAGCCGGCCGCCGACGCGCACGCGTACCGCTTCGTCGTCGGCCCGGCCACCGGCACGCTGTGGATCGATCCGGTCGCGGAAACGGAATGGCTCGGCGACGCGGCCGACCCGGCCGTGCCGGCCGTGATCCGCGCGGCACTGCTCGCCGACCTGTGCGCGCCGCTCACGGCCGTGCTGCAGGCCGCGACGCGGCAGCGCGTGGAATTGCTGCCGCCGCCCGCGAGCACGCCTGCCTGGCGTGCGTCGCCGGCCGCGCTGCGCTTCGAGCTGAGGCGCGCCGACGCCGCATGGCGCTGCCAAGGCGCGCTGCTGTTCGACGTGCCCGATGCGCTGGCCGTGTTCTTCGCGGCCGCGCCGGCCGCGCTCGCCGACGCGCGCGCGGTCTACGCGAACCTGCCCGTGCCGCTCGTGTTCGAGATCGGGCGCACCGAGCTGACGACCGCCGAACTGGCCGACGTCGTCGGCGGCGACATCATCGCGATCGAGCGCTGGCAGGCGCACGAGCAGAACCTGCTGTGCGTCGCGCGGCTGCCGGCCGCGCCGGCGTGGGAGATCACCGGACGGCCGTCGGGCAACCGGCTGACCGTCGAACGAATCAGGGAGATGCCTTTGGAACCGACCCGCACCGACACCGCCACCGCGACGACACACGACGTGCCGCCCGCCGATGCGCCGCGCACGCTCGACGGCCTCGCGGTCGACCTGCGCTTCGAGCTGCCGCCCACGTCGATGCCGCTCGGCGAGTTGAGCGCGCTGCAGCCGGGCGCCGTGATCGAGCTGCAGCAAGGGATCAACCAGAGCGTGATCCATCTGGTCGCGAACGGGATGCTGATCGGCACCGGCCACCTGATCGCGGTCGGCCAGAAACTCGGCGTGCGTGTCGTCACGCTGACGCAACCCGCGCCGCGCGAGCGCTGA
- a CDS encoding Fic family protein, whose amino-acid sequence MTTVATFEPLFPEDRVLDPLLEQAAELVDSSQRLLAVCDTPLASALVPQLRAMNSYYTNKIEGQHTTPAKIEAALHRDYSTDIVERKKQRFAVAHIATEAALEEEWRALPVAALFEPARISTIHDRFFSCLPGDERLTGEKDAIVPGEFRQSDVTVGRHLAPEPEMIEPLLQAWAARYARIRAKEYQLIGIACSHHRLTWVHPFMDGNGRVARLHSHLGLRAADLTHGLWSPLRGLAREHEQYYARLSEADQTRRNDLDGRGNLSQEGLVKFARFFLDCCQDQVGFMVHMTEFEGVTGRLLDLLRYLEANPWTIRSEKSVIKPEAAALAMEFVALRRTVTRAEFAQMLGVSDVLARRIVRSLLDCGLLTSPSHRGELSFGLPLSSLRFLFPRLWPEVEQE is encoded by the coding sequence ATGACGACCGTCGCTACTTTCGAACCGTTGTTTCCCGAGGATCGCGTACTCGATCCGCTGCTTGAGCAGGCCGCCGAGCTCGTCGACTCTTCGCAGCGGTTGCTGGCCGTATGCGATACCCCGCTGGCCAGCGCGCTCGTGCCGCAGTTGCGCGCCATGAATTCGTACTACACGAACAAGATCGAAGGCCAGCACACGACGCCCGCAAAGATCGAGGCTGCGCTGCATCGGGATTATTCAACCGATATCGTCGAACGCAAGAAGCAACGCTTCGCGGTTGCGCATATCGCAACGGAAGCGGCGCTCGAGGAAGAGTGGCGTGCGCTTCCGGTTGCCGCGCTATTCGAACCGGCACGAATTTCGACTATTCACGATCGCTTCTTTTCCTGCTTGCCCGGCGATGAACGACTCACCGGTGAGAAGGATGCCATCGTTCCAGGCGAATTTCGTCAGTCGGATGTGACGGTTGGGCGTCATCTGGCACCGGAGCCGGAGATGATCGAGCCGTTGCTTCAGGCTTGGGCCGCACGTTATGCCCGCATTCGCGCCAAGGAATATCAACTGATCGGTATCGCGTGTTCGCATCATCGTCTGACCTGGGTGCACCCGTTCATGGACGGTAACGGCCGGGTGGCACGTCTGCATTCGCATCTCGGATTACGCGCTGCCGATCTGACCCATGGTCTCTGGTCGCCGCTTCGAGGGCTGGCGCGAGAGCATGAGCAGTATTACGCCCGGCTGAGCGAGGCCGACCAGACACGGCGTAACGATCTGGATGGTCGGGGCAATCTGTCCCAGGAAGGGCTGGTCAAGTTCGCGCGGTTCTTTCTCGACTGCTGCCAGGACCAGGTCGGTTTCATGGTGCATATGACGGAGTTCGAGGGGGTGACGGGGCGTTTGCTGGATTTGCTGCGATACCTGGAGGCCAATCCGTGGACCATCCGTTCGGAAAAATCGGTCATCAAACCGGAAGCCGCGGCACTGGCCATGGAGTTTGTGGCACTGCGCCGTACGGTAACGCGGGCGGAATTTGCTCAGATGCTGGGCGTAAGCGACGTCCTGGCGCGCCGAATCGTTCGGTCGCTGCTGGATTGCGGGCTGCTGACTTCGCCTTCGCATCGAGGCGAACTTTCCTTTGGATTGCCGCTGAGTAGCCTCCGGTTTCTCTTTCCGAGGCTTTGGCCCGAAGTCGAGCAGGAGTAA